In Candidatus Cloacimonas sp., one genomic interval encodes:
- a CDS encoding TetR/AcrR family transcriptional regulator: MELTVRQKDILKAAIAIIANQGYEKLTIKNLATKIGVTEAALYRHFKSKREIVTMILSYFEELSTRVLNEIYESNNAPLENIRKFVEDRYILFGKNPDLAKVMFSEELFKNDPTFKGQFQCIMHKHKQAMESYLIQAQKDGIIRKDISSLQLFRLIIGSMRFTITQWNLSDGAFDLPTEGSDLFESILKLISIKEKDTITE, translated from the coding sequence ATGGAACTTACAGTCAGACAGAAAGATATATTGAAAGCAGCCATAGCCATTATTGCTAATCAAGGTTATGAAAAATTAACCATCAAAAATTTAGCCACCAAAATCGGAGTAACTGAAGCTGCTTTATACAGGCATTTTAAGAGTAAGCGAGAAATCGTTACAATGATTTTGAGCTATTTTGAGGAATTATCCACCCGGGTTCTAAATGAAATTTATGAATCAAACAATGCTCCTCTGGAAAACATAAGAAAATTTGTAGAAGATAGATACATTCTTTTCGGCAAAAATCCTGATTTGGCTAAAGTTATGTTTTCGGAAGAATTGTTTAAGAATGACCCAACTTTTAAAGGTCAGTTTCAGTGTATTATGCATAAACATAAACAGGCAATGGAAAGTTATCTTATTCAGGCACAAAAAGATGGAATCATCAGAAAGGATATATCCTCGCTTCAATTATTCCGACTCATTATTGGCTCTATGAGGTTTACTATTACGCAGTGGAATTTATCGGATGGAGCTTTTGACCTTCCCACAGAGGGTTCTGATTTGTTTGAGTCCATCCTAAAACTAATATCAATAAAAGAAAAAGATACCATAACAGAATAA